TCCCTGACGCCACATGGGGTTTAAGACAGGATCGCTAGGATCAAAGATAGCTAACTCATAGAGAGCCATTGAACCCGCCCAACCTGCTACTAACGCAGTGTGCATTAAGTGTACGGAAATCAAGCGCCCTGGATCATTCAGGACAACTGTGTGAACTCGATACCAAGGTAGTCCCATCGACTACTCTCCTCCTCTTGATAATTAATCTGTTGATAGTTGCTTTAATCAATTTTAAGCCTTCTTGGTTGATACTTAAATCTTGATTAATATATAAAGGCTTAAAATTAAGTATAACCGCTATTTTACCTTAGCAATCTAACTTTTCATTTCTTTACATTTCTTTACATTGTCTGAGGGGAGATGTCGAGCTATACTGGTTAAGGCGAGACTGACAGTGGCTTCCTCTGGTATTAAGTTAAAATTAATTAAGAAGAATAAGCTCATAATTCGATGAAAACAACGAGAAACCAAAGTCAAGTATTAGATATTTTACATAAAACTTCAGGGGAAATCAGTGCTCAGCAGTTATATACCCAATTAAGAGAACAACAATCACGCATCGGTTTAGCTACAGTTTATCGGGTGCTTAAAACCTTACATCTAGAAGGAATTATCCAAGAGAGAATCAGTACCAATGGTGAAGCTTTTTATAGTTTGATTGGTCAAACCCATCATCATCATCTCAACTGTGTTCATTGTGGAGAATCTATCCCTATAGAATGTTGTCCTGTTACACAACAACTAAAGCAATGGTGTGATGACCAAAATTTTAAGGTTTATTATCATACCCTAGAATTTTTTGGTTTATGTCATAGTTGTCAGGAAAAAGCAGCACAGTGAGTATCACAGAATCTGAACATTTATTATTTACTCGGGCTATTCCCTCAGCAGAGGCTATACCAGTTATTTTCGCTTTTCCCAATGAATATAGCGTGGGTATTACTAGTCTAGGTTATCAAATCATTTGGGCTAGTTTAGCCATGCGCTCAGACTTACAGGTTAGTCGTTTATTTACCGATTGGCAAGAGTATTTACCTCCTCAACCTGAATTAATCGGTTTCTCTTTTTCTTGGGAACTAGATTATGTCAATATATTAAATATCTTAGAATCTTTAGCTATTCCTATCGATGCAGAAGCTAGAGAAGATGATCACCCCTTAGTATTTGGTGGAGGTCCTGTTTTAACCGCTAATCCTGAACCCTTTGCCGCTTTTTTTGATGTAATCTTACTAGGAGATGGGGAAGAATTATTAAGCAATTTTATCGACACTTATCAAAAGGTCAGAAATAGCGATCGCCTTAGTAAACTACGCCATTTAGCGCAAATTCCAGGTATCTATGTACCTAGTCTCTATAACGTTACTTATGAAAGTCTCGAAGGGGAAATTACCGCAATTGAACCAATAGATACCGATATACCCCCTCAAATTACTAAACAAACCTATCGTAGTAATGTCTTATCTGCTTCTACCGTGGTTACCCCTAAAGCAGCTTGGGAGAGTATCTATATGGTGGAAGTGGTGCGCAGTTGTCCCGAAATGTGTCGCTTTTGTCTAGCGAGTTATCTAACCCTTCCTTTTCGTACCGCTAGTTTAGAATCTTCCTTGATTCCCGCCATTGAAAGAGGTTTACAGGTTACTAACCGTTTAGGATTATTAGGTGCTTCGGTGACACAACATCCCGAATTTGAAAGTTTATTAGACTATCTGACTCAGCCTAAGTATGCAGATATTAGAGTTAGTATTGCTTCAGTGCGCACTAATACTGTGACAGAAAAATTAGCTCGTACTTTAGCTAGTAGAGATACTCGTTCTTTAACTATAGCTGTAGAAAGTGGTTCAGACAGGATTAGAAAGATTGTTAATAAAAAACTAGATAATGCAGAAATTATTCAAGCTGCGATTAATGCTAAAGCAGGAGGTTTAAAAGCACTAAAATTATACGGAATGGTAGGAATACCTCAAGAAGATATGTCGGATTTAGAAGCTACCGTTAATATGCTTAAAGAGATGAAAAAAGTAGCCGGAGGATTACGTCTAACCTTTGGTTGCAGTACTTTTGTACCTAAAGCCCATACCCCTTTTCAATGGTTAGGTGTCAATCCCGAAGCCAAAAAAAGACTACCCTGGTTAGAAAAACAACTAGCTAAACAGGGTATAGATTTACGTCCTGAGAGTTATAATTGGTCAGTAATTCAAGCTTTAATCTCCCGAGGCGATCGCCGTCTTACGGAGGTGCTTAAATTAACTCGCTCCTATGGAGACAGTCTGGGTAGTTACAAGCGTGCTTTTAAAGAGTTGCGCGGTAAACTACCCCCCCTAGATTTCTATGTCCATCAGGATTGGTCCACAGATACTATTTTACCTTGGCATCATCTCAAAGGTCCTTTAACTAGGGAAACCCTCGCAAAACATCTCAGAGAAGCTTTAAATTAAGTATTTATGCTTATAACTAGTCAAAGTATTCTGTAATAACATAGCTACAGTCATCGGACCAACACCACCAGGAACAGGAGTAATCGCAGATGCGACATCAGCCACACCAGCAAAAGCCACATCACCAACTAAGCGAGATTTACCCTCACTATCGGTGACACGGTTAATCCCCACATCAATAACAACTGCTCCCTCTTTAACCAGATCAGCTGTAATTAGTTCAGCTTTTCCTACTGCAGCCACAATAATATCAGCTTGACGGATTAAACCACCTAAATTTTGGGTACGAGAATGAGCCATAGTTACAGTAGCGTTTTCTGCTAATAACATCAAAGCAATGGGTTTACCCACTAAAATGCTGCGTCCAATCACGATCGCATTTTTTCCGGCTAATTCTATTTGATATTCCTTTAATAACTCCATTACCCCAGCAGGAGTACAACTACGTAAACCCTCTTCTCCTCGCACTAAACGTCCTAAATTAAGAGGATGAAGTCCATCCACATCTTTATCAGGGTGAATCTTATTCAATAAAGCCACACTATCTAAGTGAGGGGGTAGGGGTAACTGAATTAAGATACCATCCACTCTAGTATCTTGATTCAATTCATCAATGACTGACTCTAATTCCTCTTGAGCAATATCTCCAGGGAAATGCTTACCAAAAGAAGTAATACCGACTTTGTTACAAGCGCGTTCTTTATTGCGCACATAAACAGTACTAGCGGGATTATCTCCTACCATTAGCACCGCTAAACCTGGTGGACGTCCTATTGTAGGGGTTAGAGTAGATATTTGCTCTTGTAATTGTTGTTGGATTTTTTGAGCTAAGGCTTTACCATCTAAGATTTTAGCCTGACAAAGGGATTCATTTTGCACCATAATAATTGTACCTCTGAAAAAAATAACTATGAACGCTCAACCTATTGCTGTAGCAATGGCAATTTTATATCAACAAGATAAATTCTTACTACAGTTGAGAGATGATTATCCTTTTATTCTCTATCCTGGACATTGGGGTTTATTTGGTGGTCATTTAGAATCAGGGGAATCCCCCGAAGCAGGTTTAAACAGAGAATTATTAGAAGAAATTACCTATCAACCTCCCAGGTTGAACTTATTTCGCCGTTATGTAGATTCTAAGCGAATTAGTTATATTTACCACGCTCCCTTAACAGTTACTTTAGATCAGTTGATACAACAGGAAGGACAAGATTTAGCTTTAGTCTCACCCGCAGCTATTCACCAGGGTTGTTATTATTCGGAGAAAATCGCCCAAACTCGACCTTTAGGAAGTCCTCATCAAAAGATTTTACAGGATTTTCTAACATTTTATGACACCTAGGCTTAGTGGGGCGCTTATCAAAAGCGCCCTAAAGCAGAAGTGAAAAGCTTTAGTCTTCAGCGAAAATATAACGGTGTAACTCTTGGGGATTGGGTTCGGGACTTTCTTGAGCAAATTTAACCGCGTCTTCGATTTGAGCTTTAATTTCGTCGTCTATAGCTTTTAACTCTTCAGTTGTGCTTAAATTTTGCTCTAGGAGATAGTTAGTAAATCTGGTAATAGGGTCTTTTTGAGCCCAGAATTCTTTTTCATCAGGCGATCGCAATTCATCGGGATCAGCTAGAGAATGACCACGAAAACGATAGGTTAAGGCTTCAATTAAAGTTGGACCTTCTCCCGCGCGTGCTCTAGCTACCGCTTCTTGAGCTACTGTATGCACTGCTAATACGTCCATACCATCTACTTCTACACCTACCATGTCAAAGACACTGGCTTTTTTATAGATTTCTGGTTGAGAGGTAGCGCGATCGTGAGCCATCCCAATCGCCCATTTATTGTTTTCTACTACGTAAATCATTGGTAATTTCCAAAGTGCTGCCATATTTAAACACTCAAAGAATTGACCATTATTACTCGCACCATCCCCAAAGAAACAAACACTCACTTGATCCCCTTCTGGATCTCCTAATACTTCTCTACGGTATTTACTTTGAAAAGCCGCACCTGTGGCTACTGGTATTCCTTCAGCTACAAACGCATAACCTCCTAGCAGGTGGTGTTCTGCTGAGAACATGTGCATTGAACCGCCACGACCTTTACTACATCCCGTTTCTTTCCCGAATAATTCCGCCATTACTTGTCTTGGTGGTACACCTGCGCTGAGAGCGTGTACGTGGTCACGATAAGTACTACATACATAATCATGATCCTGCCGTAAGGCTTTAATTACTCCTGTAGATACGGCTTCTTGTCCATTATACAAATGCACGAACCCAAACATTTTGCCCCGATAATACATTTCCGCGCATTTATCTTCAAAAACACGACCAAGCACCATATCTTTATATAAGATCATCGCTTCTTCGCGAGTAATGGTTACTGAATTAGGGTCAAAGGGGGGTATAGTTCGTTCTGAGATGATTGTCATTATGATTAATTAATTGTTTTGCTTGTTAGAGATATGAGATAACATCATAATTGAAGATTATGTGCAAAGGAACTTAAAAGTGGTCAATATGCTTTCGTTAGAAGATTTTGCCTTAGAGAAGCACCCAATTAATATCCCTCTAGATTATTATCGCGTTTTAGGCGTACCTGTTCAAGCAACCACCGAACAAATAGCCCAAGCTTATCACGATCGCTCTGTACAATTACCTCGCGCTGAGTATAGTCATAAAGCGATTACAGCTCGTCAACAATTGATCAGAGAATCTTATCAAATTTTATCTGAACCACAACAAAGACAAAATTATGATACAAAATTCCTCTCTTCTTCAACTCCTGAAATTACTATTGCTCCTACACAATTAGCAGGTGCTTTAGTTATTTTACAAGAATTTGGGGAATACGAATTAGTAGTAAAACTTAGCCAAAATTATCAAGATTCTAATTTAACTCCCCAAGAAAATCAAGATATTCTCTTAAGTGTAGCTTTAGCTAATCTAGAATTAGGTAGAGAAAGATGGCAACAGGGTAAATACGAAAAAGCAGCATCTTTTCTCTTAGCAGGACAAAAAATTTTAGCAGAGCAACAAATCTGTTTAAAAATACAACAGGAAATTCAACAAGACCTTTGTAAACTTCGTCCCTATCGCATTATTGAATTATTGTCTTTAAATCTTAAACATACTAAAGAGCGTCAAACTGGCTTAAATTTACTCCAAGAAATGCTGGATAAACGTCAAGGTATAGAGGGAAAAACTAATGATTATTCTGGTTTAAGTCTTGATGATTTTTTGCGATTTATTCAACAAATTCAAAGCTATTTAACCGTAACTGAACAACAAACTATTTTTGAACGAGAAGCTAAACGTCCTTCTCCTGTAGCCACCTATTTAGCATTTTATGCTCTGTTAGCTAGGGGTTTTGCACACAAACAACCTGAGTTAATTTTTAGAGCTAAAACTTTATTAAAACCCTTGCTCAAACATCAAGACATTTATCTAGAAGAAGGAGTATGTAATTTATTATTAGGACAAACAGAAGCAGCTTTACAGTCTCTAGACAAAAGTCAAGAATCAGCAACTCTTGATTTTATTAAACAACAATCAGCAAATTCTCCTGATTTACTCCCAGGATTATGTCTATATAGTGAAAGATGGTTACAGTCAGAAGTTTTTCCCCATTTTCGAGACTTAACCGATTGCTCTACTTCTCTAGAAGACTATTTTAATGATTTAGATGTGCAAAATTATTTAAATAGTTTACCCCAAGAATTAAACCAACAACCAGAAATAATTAAGGAAACACCCATAATAACTCCTGTTAGTGAACAATTATTTAATGCTAGTTCTCTACAAACTCTGCAACCACCAGTTAAAGAGTCTAAAACGACTGCCAATTTAACTATGGAAGAAGCAGTTAGAGAAACTAATGCTAGACAAACAAACAAGCAGAGCCAAATTTTGCAGAATAGTAATCTCTGGAAAATAGTTTTAGCTAGTCTATTAGGGATAGGATTTTTAACAATAATTGCTAGTCTGTGGAAAAAAACAACTACACCAGATTCACAATTAATATTAAGTTTAAATCAACCTATGATAGTTATACCCGAAACCAATCAAATTGAGATACCAACTCCTGTTGTTACTGAAAATATCTTACCTGAAATATTAAATAATGATCAAGCTAGTATAATAGTAGCTAAATGGTTAGAAGCAAAATCGAGAGCTTTTGGGATTAATCATGAAATTAATGCTCTCAATGAGATTTTAGTTGATCCTTTACTAAGTAAAAGAGTAGAAATAGCTAATCTAGTTAAGAGTCAAAATAGCTACCGAGAATATGAGCATGATT
The nucleotide sequence above comes from Gloeocapsa sp. DLM2.Bin57. Encoded proteins:
- the folD gene encoding bifunctional methylenetetrahydrofolate dehydrogenase/methenyltetrahydrofolate cyclohydrolase FolD, coding for MVQNESLCQAKILDGKALAQKIQQQLQEQISTLTPTIGRPPGLAVLMVGDNPASTVYVRNKERACNKVGITSFGKHFPGDIAQEELESVIDELNQDTRVDGILIQLPLPPHLDSVALLNKIHPDKDVDGLHPLNLGRLVRGEEGLRSCTPAGVMELLKEYQIELAGKNAIVIGRSILVGKPIALMLLAENATVTMAHSRTQNLGGLIRQADIIVAAVGKAELITADLVKEGAVVIDVGINRVTDSEGKSRLVGDVAFAGVADVASAITPVPGGVGPMTVAMLLQNTLTSYKHKYLI
- a CDS encoding DUF4101 domain-containing protein; its protein translation is MLSLEDFALEKHPINIPLDYYRVLGVPVQATTEQIAQAYHDRSVQLPRAEYSHKAITARQQLIRESYQILSEPQQRQNYDTKFLSSSTPEITIAPTQLAGALVILQEFGEYELVVKLSQNYQDSNLTPQENQDILLSVALANLELGRERWQQGKYEKAASFLLAGQKILAEQQICLKIQQEIQQDLCKLRPYRIIELLSLNLKHTKERQTGLNLLQEMLDKRQGIEGKTNDYSGLSLDDFLRFIQQIQSYLTVTEQQTIFEREAKRPSPVATYLAFYALLARGFAHKQPELIFRAKTLLKPLLKHQDIYLEEGVCNLLLGQTEAALQSLDKSQESATLDFIKQQSANSPDLLPGLCLYSERWLQSEVFPHFRDLTDCSTSLEDYFNDLDVQNYLNSLPQELNQQPEIIKETPIITPVSEQLFNASSLQTLQPPVKESKTTANLTMEEAVRETNARQTNKQSQILQNSNLWKIVLASLLGIGFLTIIASLWKKTTTPDSQLILSLNQPMIVIPETNQIEIPTPVVTENILPEILNNDQASIIVAKWLEAKSRAFGINHEINALNEILVDPLLSKRVEIANLVKSQNSYREYEHDFEIESVIMDENNPEKAIIIAQVREVGKYYQNERFLADKSYDSTLRVRYDLNKVDQRWLISNIQDLRSSQ
- a CDS encoding radical SAM protein, whose protein sequence is MSITESEHLLFTRAIPSAEAIPVIFAFPNEYSVGITSLGYQIIWASLAMRSDLQVSRLFTDWQEYLPPQPELIGFSFSWELDYVNILNILESLAIPIDAEAREDDHPLVFGGGPVLTANPEPFAAFFDVILLGDGEELLSNFIDTYQKVRNSDRLSKLRHLAQIPGIYVPSLYNVTYESLEGEITAIEPIDTDIPPQITKQTYRSNVLSASTVVTPKAAWESIYMVEVVRSCPEMCRFCLASYLTLPFRTASLESSLIPAIERGLQVTNRLGLLGASVTQHPEFESLLDYLTQPKYADIRVSIASVRTNTVTEKLARTLASRDTRSLTIAVESGSDRIRKIVNKKLDNAEIIQAAINAKAGGLKALKLYGMVGIPQEDMSDLEATVNMLKEMKKVAGGLRLTFGCSTFVPKAHTPFQWLGVNPEAKKRLPWLEKQLAKQGIDLRPESYNWSVIQALISRGDRRLTEVLKLTRSYGDSLGSYKRAFKELRGKLPPLDFYVHQDWSTDTILPWHHLKGPLTRETLAKHLREALN
- the pdhA gene encoding pyruvate dehydrogenase (acetyl-transferring) E1 component subunit alpha, with the protein product MISERTIPPFDPNSVTITREEAMILYKDMVLGRVFEDKCAEMYYRGKMFGFVHLYNGQEAVSTGVIKALRQDHDYVCSTYRDHVHALSAGVPPRQVMAELFGKETGCSKGRGGSMHMFSAEHHLLGGYAFVAEGIPVATGAAFQSKYRREVLGDPEGDQVSVCFFGDGASNNGQFFECLNMAALWKLPMIYVVENNKWAIGMAHDRATSQPEIYKKASVFDMVGVEVDGMDVLAVHTVAQEAVARARAGEGPTLIEALTYRFRGHSLADPDELRSPDEKEFWAQKDPITRFTNYLLEQNLSTTEELKAIDDEIKAQIEDAVKFAQESPEPNPQELHRYIFAED
- a CDS encoding NUDIX domain-containing protein, with product MNAQPIAVAMAILYQQDKFLLQLRDDYPFILYPGHWGLFGGHLESGESPEAGLNRELLEEITYQPPRLNLFRRYVDSKRISYIYHAPLTVTLDQLIQQEGQDLALVSPAAIHQGCYYSEKIAQTRPLGSPHQKILQDFLTFYDT
- a CDS encoding transcriptional repressor; translated protein: MKTTRNQSQVLDILHKTSGEISAQQLYTQLREQQSRIGLATVYRVLKTLHLEGIIQERISTNGEAFYSLIGQTHHHHLNCVHCGESIPIECCPVTQQLKQWCDDQNFKVYYHTLEFFGLCHSCQEKAAQ